Below is a window of Prunus dulcis unplaced genomic scaffold, ALMONDv2, whole genome shotgun sequence DNA.
CTAGTTTCCATCTCCGGACACAAAACTGTTGTCCACTTCTCCGCTTCAAATCGTCGTTGAGAATTCAATACCATCAATTTCTGTCGAATCCCTTCTATCAAAGGTAGCACCGGCAAATCTCGAAACACACCAACCCAATTATTAAAGGACTCCGCTAAACTGTTTGCCATCTCCCCATAACGCATTCCTTTGAAAAATGCGTTGGCATAGTGATCTCTAGACAAATCAGATATAAATGCCTTCACTTTCGAACTCCCAACAATCACCAACTCCTCCATTGCTACCTTAAACTCTTCCTCTGTAACAGCATATGCGCATCTACTAAATAAATTGATAACACGGTCTTGGAGCAGTTTCCCATAACCTGACTTTGGGTACTTTGATATCAAATTCTGTTTGAGGTGATAATAACAGTAAGAATGAGGCCATCCGGGAAACACAAACCCCATTGCATTTAACAAACCTTGATTGCGGTTCGAGAAAAAGGTCACCACTCTCCCCATCGGTAGCAATATAGAAGCCAAATGTTGAAGAAACCAAGTCCAATTCTCCTCTGTCTCAGAATCAACAACTCCAAAAGCTAGAGGATAAAaccctgcaaaacaaaaccaaaagcacaAGTATAAGCAAAAAAGGGAAACTGCAGTCTGgtttatgaaaacaaatctGCTCAAATTTGAAAGGAAACCAAAAGCCAAATCCATGATccaagtactaaaactaagtttaaaacacatttaagtTCATGAGCAGTTACAACATTCCCACAGacatgcaaaaaatattaataaaatcgaattatgaaacaagaaactgcaatgcagtttctgctaAAATTACAACAAATGAAAATCTGCAATACATTACAGTAACCATACCTTGATTTCCATTCTTTCCCGAAGCACAGAGAAGCTGCCCCTTGTACTTGCTCTTCAAAAACGTAGCATCAATGAACAACAAGGGTATGCAATATTGAAATCCAGCAATGCAACCGCCAAAAGACACAAAAAACCGTCGAAAGCGATTAATTCCAACTTCACAATCAAGAGTGCAGAGAGAACCAATGTTAGTTTCCTTTACGGCGTCCGCATACCACACTAACTCGTTGAAGGACTTCGACTCATCACCGTGAACATCCAATTTAGCTAACTCTTTGCCAAACCATG
It encodes the following:
- the LOC117613595 gene encoding uncharacterized protein LOC117613595 — its product is MGFVFPGWPHSYCYYHLKQNLISKYPKSGYGKLLQDRVINLFSRCAYAVTEEEFKVAMEELVIVGSSKVKAFISDLSRDHYANAFFKGMRYGEMANSLAESFNNWVGVFRDLPVLPLIEGIRQKLMVLNSQRRFEAEKWTTVLCPEMETRLGENAEAGRTWAVCRSNCTVFEVFADYSVMVDLEQRTCSCRLWQIDGFPCTHAVAAILAKRDSVYDYVECYYKTDFFQKAYESPIFPIPDIGKGLGSNGSAAGVVLPPITKRQAGRPPTKRIKVF